The proteins below are encoded in one region of Flavobacterium nackdongense:
- a CDS encoding tetratricopeptide repeat protein: protein MIKKYFILVFLFPALAGLGGLFAQEKDKTLPKANDEYTQKNFVEAEANYRISRSKFPRRTVAPFNLGNAIYKQKQAAEAKYAYASALNITKSRVQRHKVFHNLGNVFMNEKDYTNAVEAYKNALRNKPSDDETRYNYALAKKMLKDNPPPKDDKNKDKNKDKDKDKKDDKKDGDKDKKDNKGDQDKKDDKPGEQGQPKPMPGGINKQRTENLLDAVNNEEKKIQDKVNAQKVKGKPVQAEKDW, encoded by the coding sequence ATGATTAAAAAATATTTCATATTGGTTTTCTTATTCCCCGCCTTGGCGGGGCTAGGGGGCTTGTTTGCTCAAGAGAAAGACAAAACATTGCCTAAGGCGAATGATGAATATACCCAAAAGAACTTTGTTGAGGCGGAAGCCAATTATAGAATTTCACGCTCAAAGTTCCCACGAAGAACGGTGGCTCCTTTCAATTTAGGGAATGCAATTTACAAACAAAAACAAGCTGCCGAAGCCAAATATGCCTATGCTTCTGCATTGAATATCACAAAATCAAGAGTGCAAAGACATAAAGTATTTCACAACTTGGGAAATGTTTTTATGAATGAAAAAGATTATACGAATGCAGTCGAAGCCTATAAAAACGCTTTGAGAAACAAACCATCGGATGATGAAACACGATATAATTATGCTTTGGCCAAAAAAATGTTGAAAGATAATCCGCCGCCAAAAGACGATAAAAACAAGGATAAAAACAAAGATAAGGATAAAGACAAAAAGGACGATAAGAAGGACGGCGATAAAGATAAAAAGGATAATAAAGGAGATCAGGATAAAAAAGACGACAAACCCGGTGAGCAAGGACAACCAAAGCCAATGCCGGGCGGAATTAATAAACAAAGAACCGAAAATCTTTTAGACGCGGTAAATAACGAAGAAAAGAAGATTCAAGATAAAGTAAATGCCCAAAAAGTAAAAGGAAAACCAGTTCAGGCCGAGAAAGATTGGTAA
- a CDS encoding BatD family protein, which produces MKKILLYFLFTTAVFAQQKQVTTSIDTTKNKIGAEFKLTLKTNVDTLSKVVFPNAKNFGALEVIYSYPIDTILKNDRYELVKRYGLTQFDSGKYTIPSIKILINNKPFLSDSIKVEVANVVVDTLKQKMYDIKDIVPANESSDWWKYVLFVLLIAGIAAFIYWFVKLRQKKVIEEEIYKTPIEKATSLLNSLEKKELWQHGEVKAYYSELTDIVRNYIEEAIEIPAMESTTSELIEGLQMASKKKKMKLSKETIDNLFVVLKQADLVKFAKSKPMDFEITEDRKKIERAIVTLDKAIPVVVENNDEMLLNEMQRQEQLKRELKKQRQKRIIIASVSVFLLLFITLTFLIATKGFTYVKDNIIGHPSKELLEGEWIKSEYGNPIVRVETPKVLKRVDLKKTLPKEGMALIKDMQSFAYGSLIDNFYIMVSTLHFKQETQIDLAKSLDGALQTLEAQGAQNMIVKQEDFETKEGIKGIKGYGTFSQIDGKNQSSTKLYYEVLIFSQEGGLQQVIIVHEEGDPYANQISERILSSVELQNSKQ; this is translated from the coding sequence ATGAAAAAAATACTACTATACTTTCTGTTTACCACCGCTGTTTTTGCCCAACAAAAACAAGTGACAACCAGTATTGATACCACCAAAAATAAAATCGGAGCGGAGTTCAAACTTACGTTGAAAACCAATGTAGATACCTTGTCGAAAGTGGTTTTTCCCAACGCCAAAAACTTCGGGGCACTAGAAGTCATTTACTCGTATCCCATTGACACCATCTTAAAAAACGACCGATATGAATTAGTCAAAAGATATGGTTTAACCCAATTTGATTCAGGGAAATACACCATTCCTAGCATTAAAATTTTAATCAATAACAAACCGTTTTTATCAGATTCAATCAAAGTTGAAGTTGCCAATGTTGTTGTTGATACATTAAAACAAAAAATGTATGACATCAAGGATATTGTCCCAGCAAACGAATCGAGCGATTGGTGGAAATATGTTTTGTTTGTGCTACTAATTGCGGGAATTGCCGCATTCATATATTGGTTTGTAAAACTTCGCCAAAAGAAAGTAATAGAAGAAGAAATTTATAAAACGCCTATCGAAAAGGCGACTAGTTTACTCAATTCACTAGAGAAAAAAGAGCTTTGGCAACACGGTGAAGTCAAAGCTTATTATAGTGAATTGACAGATATTGTTCGTAATTATATCGAAGAAGCCATCGAAATTCCAGCAATGGAAAGCACTACTTCTGAACTGATTGAAGGTTTGCAAATGGCTTCCAAAAAGAAGAAAATGAAGTTGTCGAAAGAAACGATCGACAATTTATTCGTGGTTTTAAAACAAGCCGATTTAGTAAAATTTGCCAAATCAAAACCGATGGATTTCGAAATTACGGAAGACCGCAAAAAAATTGAAAGAGCCATCGTTACTTTGGATAAAGCTATACCTGTAGTTGTCGAAAACAATGACGAAATGTTGCTTAACGAAATGCAACGTCAAGAACAATTGAAGCGGGAATTGAAAAAACAAAGACAGAAACGCATAATTATTGCCTCTGTTTCGGTATTTCTGCTCCTTTTTATAACCTTGACTTTCCTTATTGCTACAAAAGGATTCACTTATGTAAAGGACAATATCATTGGACATCCATCGAAAGAATTATTGGAAGGCGAATGGATAAAAAGCGAATACGGAAATCCAATTGTGAGAGTGGAAACACCTAAAGTGCTCAAAAGGGTTGACTTGAAGAAAACTTTGCCAAAAGAGGGAATGGCTTTGATAAAGGATATGCAGTCTTTTGCTTACGGAAGCCTAATCGATAATTTTTATATTATGGTTTCGACTTTGCATTTCAAGCAGGAGACACAAATCGATTTGGCCAAATCATTGGATGGCGCTTTGCAAACTTTGGAAGCGCAAGGAGCCCAAAATATGATAGTGAAACAAGAAGATTTTGAAACCAAAGAAGGCATCAAAGGCATCAAAGGATACGGTACTTTTTCGCAAATTGATGGTAAAAATCAAAGCAGTACCAAGTTATATTATGAAGTGCTGATTTTTAGTCAGGAAGGTGGATTGCAGCAAGTTATTATCGTTCACGAAGAGGGCGATCCATATGCCAATCAAATTTCAGAACGAATTTTGAGCTCGGTTGAACTTCAAAACAGCAAACAATAA
- a CDS encoding tetratricopeptide repeat protein, translated as MKKILFIFLLTTQFFFAQTGFEKGNTLYQKGKYEQAITEYKRILATKQHSADLYFNLGNCYYKLNQVAPAIYNYEKALVLNPEDAEILNNLKFAQKLQIDEIKVIPQVGFSKMVHDFTAIFHYNTWAWLAVGLSTLFLFCFAGYYFSRFTFTKRIFFIGMFILLFTMMICVSAAISEKNHYENERPAIVFAEMVLVKSEPQRASNTVFTLHEGTKVFVRETLDNWRKIQLTDGTEGWIEKTAIKEVK; from the coding sequence ATGAAAAAGATACTTTTTATATTCCTACTCACAACCCAATTTTTCTTTGCCCAAACCGGCTTCGAAAAGGGGAATACTTTGTACCAAAAAGGGAAATACGAGCAAGCCATCACAGAATATAAGCGGATTCTGGCGACAAAACAACATTCAGCGGACTTGTATTTCAATCTTGGAAATTGCTATTATAAATTGAACCAAGTGGCTCCAGCGATTTATAATTATGAAAAAGCATTGGTGCTGAATCCTGAAGATGCTGAAATTCTAAACAATCTTAAATTTGCTCAAAAACTGCAAATCGATGAGATAAAAGTGATTCCACAAGTTGGTTTTTCAAAAATGGTTCACGATTTCACCGCTATTTTTCATTACAATACTTGGGCGTGGTTGGCTGTAGGATTGTCAACCTTGTTTTTATTTTGTTTTGCGGGCTATTATTTTTCGAGATTTACTTTTACCAAAAGGATTTTCTTTATCGGAATGTTTATCCTCCTTTTTACGATGATGATTTGTGTTTCAGCTGCAATTTCTGAGAAAAATCATTACGAAAATGAAAGACCCGCTATTGTTTTTGCCGAAATGGTTTTGGTAAAAAGCGAGCCTCAAAGAGCCAGTAATACCGTTTTTACCCTGCACGAAGGCACTAAAGTTTTTGTTCGAGAAACCTTAGACAATTGGAGAAAAATTCAATTGACAGATGGGACCGAAGGCTGGATTGAGAAAACTGCTATTAAGGAAGTGAAATAG
- a CDS encoding DUF58 domain-containing protein: protein METKDLLKKVRKIEIKTRRLSDHIFSGEYHTSFKGRGMTFSEVRPYQYGDDIRAIDWNVTARYNEAHVKVFEEERELTMMLMVDISGSESFGSKNQFKKDIVTEIAATMAFSATNNNDKIGLILFSDQIELYIPPKKGRSHVLRIIRELIEFEPKSHKTDIAQALKFLSSTQKKKAIVFVISDFISEDYEHTLKIASKKHDITGIRVYDIREEKMPNLGMVSMLDAETGETQLINTGSKSVRINYEKYYQEKLKYFKETFSKSGAGVVNTRVDESYVTKLLGYFKSR, encoded by the coding sequence ATGGAAACAAAAGACCTCTTAAAAAAAGTACGAAAAATAGAAATCAAAACCCGAAGATTGAGCGATCATATCTTTTCGGGAGAATACCACACCTCGTTCAAGGGTCGCGGGATGACTTTTAGCGAAGTGCGTCCGTACCAATATGGCGATGATATTCGTGCTATCGACTGGAATGTGACGGCCCGTTACAATGAGGCTCACGTTAAAGTTTTCGAGGAAGAGCGTGAGTTAACGATGATGTTGATGGTCGATATTTCGGGTTCTGAAAGTTTTGGGTCCAAAAACCAATTTAAGAAAGATATTGTTACTGAAATAGCGGCGACAATGGCGTTTTCTGCTACCAATAATAATGACAAGATTGGTTTGATTTTGTTTTCGGATCAAATCGAATTGTACATTCCGCCCAAAAAAGGACGTTCACACGTTTTGAGAATCATTCGTGAATTGATAGAGTTTGAACCTAAAAGCCACAAAACGGATATTGCACAAGCTTTGAAATTCTTGTCTAGCACTCAAAAAAAGAAAGCGATTGTGTTCGTAATTTCCGATTTCATTTCCGAAGATTATGAGCATACTTTGAAAATTGCTTCTAAAAAACACGATATTACTGGCATTCGAGTGTATGATATTCGCGAAGAAAAAATGCCAAATTTAGGAATGGTTTCTATGTTGGATGCTGAAACTGGCGAAACACAATTGATTAATACAGGTTCGAAATCAGTGCGAATCAATTATGAAAAATACTATCAAGAGAAGCTGAAATATTTCAAGGAAACCTTTAGCAAATCGGGTGCAGGAGTGGTAAACACAAGAGTTGACGAAAGTTATGTAACCAAATTGTTAGGCTATTTTAAATCCCGTTAA
- a CDS encoding GxxExxY protein yields the protein MTENEISKLVFESALKVHKILGPGLLESAYEECMFYELKKSNLKVEKQKALPLVYEEVKLDVGYRIDIIVEDKFIVEIKSVEALNDVHLAQLLTYLRLSDCKLGLLINFNVKLLKEGVRRVVNGIL from the coding sequence ATGACTGAAAACGAAATATCAAAATTAGTATTCGAAAGTGCTTTGAAAGTGCATAAGATTTTAGGTCCAGGATTGTTGGAAAGTGCTTATGAGGAATGTATGTTTTATGAGCTTAAAAAATCTAATTTGAAAGTTGAAAAACAAAAAGCATTACCTTTAGTTTATGAGGAAGTTAAGTTGGATGTTGGTTACAGAATCGATATTATTGTTGAAGATAAATTTATTGTAGAAATTAAATCTGTTGAAGCTCTAAACGATGTTCATCTAGCACAATTGCTAACTTATTTAAGATTATCAGATTGTAAATTAGGGTTATTAATCAATTTTAATGTCAAATTACTAAAAGAAGGAGTGAGAAGAGTGGTCAATGGAATACTTTAA
- a CDS encoding GxxExxY protein yields MGPGLLESAYEECMFYELKKYNLKVEKQKQLPLVYEEVKLDAGFRIDIIVEDKFIVEIKSVESLNDVHLAQLLTYLRLSNCKLGLLINFNVDLLKNGIKRVINGTL; encoded by the coding sequence TTGGGTCCAGGATTATTAGAAAGCGCTTATGAAGAGTGTATGTTTTATGAGTTGAAGAAGTATAATTTAAAAGTTGAAAAACAAAAACAGTTGCCTCTGGTTTATGAAGAAGTGAAGCTAGATGCTGGATTTAGAATTGATATTATTGTAGAAGATAAATTTATAGTTGAGATTAAATCAGTTGAATCCTTGAATGATGTTCATCTGGCACAATTGTTAACTTACCTAAGATTATCAAATTGTAAATTAGGATTGTTAATTAATTTCAATGTTGATTTATTAAAAAACGGTATTAAAAGAGTAATTAACGGAACATTATAA
- a CDS encoding AAA family ATPase, whose product MEDNTTTLDIRAINEKIERESAFIDLLTMEMNKVIVGQKHMIERLLIGLLGQGHILLEGVPGLAKTLAINTLAQAVQGSFSRIQFTPDLLPADVIGTMIYNIKSNEFSIKKGPIFANFVLADEINRAPAKVQSALLEAMQEKQVTIGDTTFKLDKPFLVLATQNPIEQEGTYPLPEAQVDRFMLKTVIDYPKMEDERMVVRQNLKGSYEKVNAVVSVEQILRAQEAVREVYMDEKIEKYILDIIFATRYPEKYKLADLKPLISFGSSPRGSINLANAAKCYAFIKRRGYVIPEDVRAVVHDVLRHRIGITYEAEAENITSVDIINKIVNEIEVP is encoded by the coding sequence ATGGAAGATAATACTACGACTTTGGACATTAGAGCCATCAATGAAAAAATAGAAAGAGAAAGTGCCTTCATCGATTTGCTAACTATGGAAATGAATAAAGTAATCGTCGGTCAAAAACACATGATCGAGCGATTATTAATCGGGCTTTTAGGACAAGGGCATATTTTATTGGAAGGAGTTCCCGGTTTGGCAAAAACATTAGCCATTAACACTTTGGCGCAAGCCGTACAAGGATCCTTTAGTCGAATCCAGTTTACTCCCGATTTATTGCCTGCCGATGTAATTGGAACGATGATTTACAACATTAAATCGAATGAATTTTCAATCAAAAAAGGACCGATTTTTGCCAATTTCGTTCTTGCCGATGAGATCAATCGTGCGCCTGCCAAAGTACAATCGGCATTATTAGAGGCGATGCAGGAAAAACAAGTGACCATTGGTGACACCACTTTCAAATTAGATAAGCCTTTCTTGGTTCTTGCCACTCAAAACCCAATCGAACAAGAGGGAACTTATCCTTTGCCAGAAGCACAAGTCGATCGTTTTATGTTGAAAACCGTGATCGATTATCCAAAAATGGAAGACGAAAGAATGGTGGTGCGTCAAAACCTTAAAGGAAGCTACGAAAAAGTAAATGCGGTTGTTTCTGTAGAACAAATTTTACGAGCACAAGAAGCCGTTCGCGAAGTGTATATGGACGAAAAAATTGAAAAATACATTCTTGATATTATTTTCGCTACTCGTTATCCTGAAAAATACAAATTGGCCGATTTGAAACCATTAATCAGTTTTGGATCTTCGCCACGTGGAAGTATCAATTTGGCAAATGCGGCAAAATGTTACGCTTTCATCAAACGTCGTGGGTATGTGATTCCAGAAGATGTTCGCGCCGTGGTTCACGATGTATTGCGTCACAGAATTGGAATTACCTACGAAGCCGAAGCCGAGAACATCACCTCGGTTGACATCATCAACAAAATCGTAAACGAGATTGAAGTACCGTAA
- a CDS encoding CvpA family protein: MSFLDIILGCLLALGIFKGIRNGLFVELASLLSLILGIYLAIKFSFLARVMLSAIVHWNPKTIQISAFIITFLVVVIGISLLAKFLTSVADFAQLGVINKLGGGFFRLLKTILILSIFLNLFEKINFNNTFSKKETLDQSLFYRPIQKSAGFIYPSIEKWYEDLKKK; this comes from the coding sequence ATGAGTTTTTTAGATATTATTTTAGGTTGTTTGCTTGCGCTTGGCATTTTTAAAGGCATCCGCAACGGGCTTTTTGTCGAATTGGCTTCTTTGCTTTCGTTGATTTTAGGCATTTATTTGGCTATAAAATTTTCATTTTTAGCTAGAGTAATGCTGTCAGCAATTGTGCATTGGAATCCAAAAACGATTCAGATTTCGGCATTTATTATTACTTTTCTTGTGGTTGTAATTGGCATTTCCCTTTTAGCAAAATTCCTGACCAGCGTTGCCGATTTTGCACAATTGGGCGTAATCAATAAACTTGGTGGTGGTTTTTTTAGATTATTAAAAACAATCCTAATCCTGAGTATCTTTTTAAACCTTTTCGAAAAAATAAATTTCAACAATACCTTTTCCAAAAAAGAAACTTTAGACCAATCCCTGTTTTATCGTCCGATTCAAAAAAGTGCAGGATTTATTTATCCTTCGATTGAAAAATGGTATGAGGATTTGAAGAAGAAGTAA
- a CDS encoding vWA domain-containing protein: MGKLSFLNPEFFWLFLLIPVIGGWMYWKRHQQTANLKISSTQGFKNSNSLLVKFQPMLNVMRLLALSSLIIAMARPRTVDISNQTKTTRGIDIVLAMDVSGSMLAKDLRPNRMEAIKEVAADFVEERPNDRIGLVVYASEAYTKTPVTSDKAVVLDAIGGIKYDQVLQDGTGIGMGLATAVNRLKESKAKSKVIILLTDGVNNAGFIEPETAADIAKQYGIKVYTIGVGTNGMAESPYALSPNGQILFQMMKVEIDEQLMKSIARKTGGKYFRATSNSKLAEIYESINALETTEIKELRFYDYDEKYRPFVWFALGLILVELGLRNTVYRSFI, encoded by the coding sequence ATGGGAAAATTAAGCTTTTTAAATCCAGAGTTTTTTTGGCTATTCTTATTGATTCCAGTAATTGGAGGATGGATGTATTGGAAAAGACACCAACAAACCGCCAATTTGAAAATAAGTTCAACCCAAGGGTTCAAAAATTCAAATTCGCTATTGGTAAAATTCCAACCGATGTTGAATGTGATGCGATTATTGGCTTTAAGTTCATTGATTATTGCGATGGCAAGACCCAGAACAGTGGATATTAGCAATCAAACTAAAACCACAAGAGGGATTGATATTGTGCTGGCAATGGACGTTTCGGGCAGTATGCTCGCCAAAGATTTGAGGCCAAACCGAATGGAAGCCATCAAAGAGGTGGCGGCAGATTTTGTCGAAGAAAGACCAAACGATAGAATTGGACTGGTGGTTTATGCCTCAGAAGCCTATACTAAAACACCGGTAACCAGCGATAAAGCAGTGGTCCTCGATGCTATCGGCGGTATTAAATACGACCAAGTTTTGCAAGACGGAACAGGAATAGGAATGGGATTGGCCACGGCTGTTAATCGATTGAAAGAAAGTAAAGCCAAAAGCAAAGTCATAATTCTATTGACCGACGGGGTGAATAATGCGGGATTTATCGAGCCAGAAACAGCGGCAGATATTGCCAAACAATACGGAATAAAAGTGTATACCATAGGTGTTGGAACAAACGGAATGGCCGAATCTCCCTATGCTTTGTCGCCCAACGGGCAGATTTTATTTCAAATGATGAAAGTAGAAATCGATGAACAGTTAATGAAAAGTATTGCCAGAAAAACTGGCGGAAAATATTTCAGAGCCACCAGTAATAGCAAATTGGCCGAAATTTACGAATCAATCAACGCCTTAGAAACCACCGAAATCAAAGAATTACGATTCTATGATTATGATGAAAAATACAGGCCTTTTGTTTGGTTTGCGCTCGGTCTTATACTAGTGGAATTAGGATTACGAAATACGGTTTACAGGAGTTTTATTTAA
- a CDS encoding VWA domain-containing protein, with product MELDESKYLYLLFIVPILVLLFLYNIYWKRKKQREFGDLDLIKKLSPEKSVFKPILKLVVLLLALVALILGLVNPKIGTKMETVKREGIDIVFAMDVSKSMLAEDVAPNRLEKSKQIVSQIINQLGNDRIGIVAYAASAFPVLPITTDYGVAKMFLQSMNTDIVSSQGTSLDEAIKLSATYFDEKSKTSKLLIMISDGEDHSEGADDAAEEANKLGMKIITIGIGTEKGSTIPIRVNGIVESFKRDANNEVVITKLNKEGLTTIAKATKGGYVDGNNTKAVLDYVKNALDNIQKTEFESTQMANFQSQFQWFLGFAFVLLALDVFLLERRTKWVQKLNLFNEKE from the coding sequence ATGGAATTAGACGAATCAAAATATTTATACCTTCTTTTTATAGTACCCATTTTGGTGTTGCTTTTTCTATACAATATCTATTGGAAGAGAAAAAAACAGCGCGAATTTGGTGACCTGGATTTAATTAAAAAACTAAGTCCTGAAAAATCGGTTTTCAAGCCAATTCTGAAATTGGTAGTGTTGCTTTTGGCGCTTGTTGCTCTTATTTTAGGTTTGGTAAACCCAAAAATTGGAACCAAAATGGAAACTGTAAAACGAGAAGGTATCGACATCGTTTTTGCAATGGACGTTTCCAAAAGTATGCTCGCCGAAGATGTTGCACCCAACCGATTGGAAAAAAGCAAACAAATCGTTTCTCAAATTATCAATCAATTAGGGAATGACAGAATAGGAATTGTGGCCTATGCTGCAAGTGCTTTTCCCGTTTTGCCTATCACAACCGATTATGGAGTAGCCAAAATGTTTCTGCAAAGTATGAATACCGATATTGTTTCCTCGCAAGGAACATCGCTCGACGAAGCCATAAAATTATCGGCTACTTATTTTGATGAGAAAAGCAAAACCAGCAAATTATTGATTATGATTTCGGACGGCGAAGACCATTCTGAAGGAGCTGATGATGCCGCCGAGGAAGCCAATAAGTTGGGAATGAAAATCATTACCATCGGTATAGGAACCGAAAAAGGAAGCACGATTCCAATCAGAGTTAATGGAATTGTTGAAAGTTTTAAGAGAGACGCCAATAACGAAGTGGTTATCACAAAACTGAATAAAGAAGGCTTAACCACCATTGCCAAAGCTACCAAGGGAGGTTATGTTGACGGCAATAATACAAAAGCAGTATTGGATTATGTCAAAAACGCACTCGACAATATTCAAAAAACTGAATTTGAATCGACACAAATGGCCAATTTTCAATCGCAATTTCAGTGGTTTTTAGGTTTTGCATTTGTGCTTTTAGCATTAGATGTTTTTCTGTTGGAAAGACGTACAAAATGGGTTCAAAAATTGAATTTATTTAACGAAAAAGAGTAA
- a CDS encoding BatD family protein: MKRFVIILFLITQSLLAQIQFEAKVSKTTLGLNERLRIDFVMNMDGDNFSQPSFDGFRVVAGPSQQVSQSWVNGRSSFEKIYSYYLLPMQKGNIIIKQATIEYNGQIYKTNPVKISVTNAVQEARDPNDAPQISADNNLYLVADISKTNPYINEPITVVYKLYFSYNIGISNWRELDKPKYNDFWSQNIDIKELVGEEGMFKGEKYRFVVLRKTVLYPQKSGKLVIEPLSLDIDVQLPTNRRDMFGRVVVTNANKRVSAGAKTIAVKALPEAGKPADFSGAVGKFDFKVIPSKTNLKNGESLDLVVSVTGKGNMKLFNLPKPVVPNSLEMYDPVHEEKVNTNLAGMSGKIADKYTIIPQFKGNYPIKPMQFTYFDLGSGTYKTITSPEIMINVMDGPSANDQVASTTPQNSKNIISGSEQFKYIKLKTDLIAMKENDFFGSNTFYTLLFFPFLMLPLIVLFKKKKEAIDSDVFGNRIKMNNRLAKKYLSEAKKQINNKEPFYVALEKAMHNFLKAKLHIETSDMSKTNIQQLLASRTVNAQTIIDFITLTENCELARYAPSSSAEIQKDFEKAVEIISDLEKQIS, translated from the coding sequence ATGAAAAGATTTGTAATAATACTGTTTTTAATTACCCAATCACTTCTTGCTCAAATTCAATTTGAAGCCAAAGTGAGTAAAACTACGCTTGGACTCAACGAAAGACTGCGCATCGATTTTGTAATGAATATGGATGGAGACAACTTTAGCCAGCCCTCATTCGATGGGTTTAGAGTGGTTGCCGGACCTAGCCAGCAAGTGAGCCAATCGTGGGTAAACGGTAGGAGTTCTTTCGAAAAAATCTATTCCTATTATCTGCTGCCAATGCAAAAAGGGAATATTATCATAAAGCAAGCCACAATAGAATACAACGGCCAGATTTATAAGACCAATCCAGTTAAAATCAGTGTCACCAATGCGGTGCAAGAAGCTAGAGACCCTAATGATGCGCCTCAAATATCAGCTGATAACAACCTTTATTTGGTCGCGGATATTTCTAAAACCAATCCCTACATCAACGAACCCATTACCGTGGTTTATAAATTGTATTTTAGCTACAACATCGGAATTTCGAATTGGAGAGAATTAGACAAACCCAAATACAATGATTTTTGGAGTCAAAATATTGACATCAAAGAACTAGTTGGGGAAGAAGGAATGTTTAAGGGCGAAAAGTACCGTTTTGTAGTACTTCGGAAAACAGTTTTATATCCACAAAAATCTGGTAAACTGGTAATTGAACCTTTATCCTTGGATATTGATGTGCAATTGCCAACGAATCGTCGAGATATGTTTGGTCGCGTTGTGGTAACCAATGCCAACAAAAGAGTTTCGGCTGGAGCCAAAACTATCGCGGTAAAAGCACTTCCTGAAGCGGGAAAACCAGCCGATTTTTCTGGAGCGGTTGGGAAGTTTGATTTTAAAGTAATTCCATCGAAAACCAATCTGAAAAACGGGGAAAGTCTCGATTTAGTGGTAAGTGTCACAGGAAAAGGGAATATGAAATTATTCAATTTGCCTAAACCAGTGGTGCCCAATTCCCTCGAAATGTACGATCCTGTTCACGAGGAAAAAGTAAATACCAATTTGGCAGGAATGTCAGGGAAAATTGCAGACAAATACACGATAATTCCACAGTTTAAAGGGAATTACCCCATCAAACCGATGCAGTTTACGTATTTTGATCTCGGTTCAGGAACCTATAAAACCATAACATCACCAGAAATTATGATTAATGTGATGGACGGTCCTTCGGCCAATGATCAAGTGGCTAGCACAACGCCTCAAAATTCCAAAAACATCATTTCGGGTAGCGAACAATTCAAATATATTAAATTGAAAACCGATTTAATAGCAATGAAGGAAAATGATTTCTTTGGTTCGAATACGTTTTACACCTTATTGTTTTTCCCTTTTTTAATGCTGCCATTGATTGTACTATTCAAAAAGAAAAAAGAGGCTATCGACAGCGATGTTTTTGGAAACAGAATAAAAATGAACAACCGTTTGGCAAAGAAATATTTATCCGAAGCCAAAAAGCAAATCAACAACAAAGAGCCGTTTTATGTGGCTTTGGAAAAAGCAATGCACAATTTCTTGAAAGCCAAATTGCATATTGAAACTTCGGATATGAGTAAAACCAATATTCAGCAGCTTTTAGCATCAAGAACTGTAAATGCACAAACGATAATTGATTTTATTACCTTGACTGAAAATTGTGAATTGGCGCGCTATGCCCCATCATCTAGTGCAGAAATTCAAAAAGATTTTGAAAAAGCGGTCGAAATAATATCAGATTTAGAAAAACAAATCTCTTAA